Proteins encoded together in one Triticum dicoccoides isolate Atlit2015 ecotype Zavitan chromosome 7B, WEW_v2.0, whole genome shotgun sequence window:
- the LOC119336785 gene encoding floral homeotic protein APETALA 1-like: protein MSKKDRRSAITYITDDKERDFTFSKRRGGLFKIAADLSAITSARVAIVVEKENEKMHSFGTPSADPIVDAFLAGAPLAIPLADEATTTRIAQLQSEVARLDMHCMKEFKENQLSIKHMKQIMEQHPGTVANLIFSKEEQLSPEDLKHLSNEIYRVHEEIGHRLPPLHYGHKTMTSRASMMQNMLPSSGPPSNHMKTVPSSVHSPWADHLPQHHMVSSPLPPSPGQIVAPHFPQVPSMFHPAPSSSVPQIASPLQTTSNQALELPPPLDISVEDYVSSSNPVNPQQNNANPNSTTRYNLAASPLLVNSGGNDLTVNDPFGYESWGYGLSDQPFYNGFPEMGAYMGYNGADVGQSSVGNGGWVDAPPESSSS, encoded by the coding sequence ATGTCAAAGAAGGATAGGCGCTCAGCTATCACGTACATCACTGATGACAAAGAGCGTGATTTCACGTTCTCCAAGCGACGTGGCGGTTTGTTTAAGATTGCTGCTGACCTCTCTGCTATCACCAGTGCTAGGGTTGCTATCGTCGTAGAGAAGGAAAATGAGAAGATGCATTCCTTTGGGACGCCATCTGCTGACCCGATTGTTGATGCTTTCCTAGCAGGTGCACCACTGGCAATTCCACTTGCCGATGAGGCAACGACTACCAGGATTGCACAACTACAAAGTGAGGTGGCTCGGCTAGATATGCATTGCATGAAAGAGTTTAAGGAAAAccaactctccatcaagcatatgAAACAAATCATGGAGCAACACCCTGGTACGGTGGCAAACCTTATCTTCTCGAAGGAAGAACAACTCAGTCCCGAAGATCTAAAACATCTATCCAATGAAATCTATCGTGTCCATGAGGAAATTGGACACCGGTTGCCACCATTGCATTATGGCCACAAGACCATGACTAGTCGtgcaagcatgatgcaaaatatgtTACCATCAAGTGGTCCACCATCGAATCACATGAAGACTGTCCCTTCATCAGTGCACTCACCGTGGGCTGACCATCTGCCACAACACCATATGGTTTCGTCTCCACTACCACCATCACCAGGGCAGATTGTGGCACCACATTTTCCTCAGGTGCCATCAATGTTCCATCCTGCACCATCTTCTTCAGTGCCACAGATTGCTTCCCCGCTACAAACCACATCTAATCAGGCACTTGAGCTACCTCCCCCACTAGATATAAGTGTCGAAGACTATGTAAGTTCTTCCAACCCAGTGAACCCACAACAGAACAATGCAAACCCTAACTCAACAACTAGGTATAATTTGGCGGCCTCTCCACTTTTGGTTAACTCTGGCGGCAATGATTTGACTGTCAATGACCCATTTGGGTATGAATCATGGGGTTATGGCCTATCGGATCAACCATTCTACAATGGATTTCCAGAGATGGGTGCTTACATGGGCTATAATGGTGCTGATGTAGGACAATCTTCTGTGGGAAATGGTGGATGGGTTGATGCACCGCCGGAATCTTCTTCTAGCTAG